The following are from one region of the Thermoflexus sp. genome:
- a CDS encoding dihydroorotate dehydrogenase, with the protein MGDHPVESEWASPLDLSCEIAGVRLPNPLVLASGILGTSASLMVRLARLGAGAITAKSATRLPRAGHPSPILFDWGHGLINAVGLTNPGAEGMAAILREARAELAAMGVPLIASIFAASVEEFVEVARILTAATPDMIELNLSCPNVATEYGEIFAASPKATAEAVAAVKAAVSCPVIAKLAPNVPDIARIARAAEEAGADAITAVNTMPGMVIDIEAGRPVLSNREGGLSGPALKPIAVRCVYEIARAVRIPIIGTGGVLTGEDAIEMLMAGATAVGVGSAVAYRGLGAFQAIRREMEEWMNAHGVRCLQEIRGRAHRE; encoded by the coding sequence ATGGGGGATCATCCGGTGGAATCCGAGTGGGCGTCCCCGCTGGATCTTTCCTGCGAGATCGCGGGGGTGCGTCTGCCGAACCCGCTGGTGCTGGCCTCCGGGATCCTGGGGACCAGCGCTTCGCTGATGGTCCGCCTGGCCCGCCTGGGGGCCGGGGCCATCACCGCCAAGTCGGCTACCCGGCTCCCCCGGGCCGGGCATCCCAGCCCGATCCTCTTCGATTGGGGACACGGGCTGATCAACGCGGTGGGCCTGACCAACCCGGGGGCCGAGGGGATGGCCGCTATCCTCCGGGAGGCCCGGGCCGAGCTGGCCGCCATGGGCGTTCCCCTGATCGCCAGCATCTTCGCCGCCAGCGTGGAGGAGTTCGTGGAGGTCGCGCGGATCCTGACAGCGGCCACGCCGGATATGATCGAGCTGAACCTCTCATGTCCCAACGTGGCCACGGAATACGGCGAGATTTTCGCCGCCAGCCCGAAGGCCACCGCCGAGGCTGTGGCCGCGGTGAAAGCAGCGGTCTCCTGCCCGGTGATCGCCAAGCTGGCTCCCAACGTGCCGGACATCGCCCGCATCGCCCGTGCGGCGGAGGAGGCGGGCGCGGATGCCATCACCGCCGTCAACACCATGCCCGGCATGGTGATCGACATCGAGGCCGGGCGGCCGGTCCTCTCCAACCGCGAGGGGGGCCTCTCGGGGCCCGCCCTCAAGCCCATCGCCGTCCGGTGCGTTTACGAGATCGCCCGGGCGGTGCGCATCCCCATCATCGGCACCGGCGGGGTCCTCACCGGGGAGGATGCCATCGAGATGCTCATGGCGGGCGCGACGGCGGTGGGCGTGGGCTCGGCGGTGGCCTATCGCGGGCTGGGAGCCTTCCAGGCCATCCGGAGGGAAATGGAGGAATGGATGAACGCCCACGGCGTCCGGTGCCTGCAGGAGATCCGCGGCCGGGCGCATCGGGAATGA
- the pyrF gene encoding orotidine-5'-phosphate decarboxylase translates to MEFFDRLRARTGPARLGLCVGLDPVSARLPEWARWHPDPALAFLRWVIETTAEVAAAYKPNLAFYLALGPSGLETLRAVRAAIPPEIPVILDGKFGDIGWTAEAYAQFAFDVLRADAVTLSPFLGPEVLRPFLSREGRGIFFLIRTSNPGAEAVQELQVGGEPFYQALARQVQSWPGSERIGFVVGATAPGALAALRRMAPDRWFLIPGVGPQGGDPETVRILAGPPALIAVSREILEAADPGAAARSLLERLQGASSPSAVARTLARWLYETGCIRFGEFVLKSGQRSPIYLDLRRLVAFPQLLERVAGMYAALLERLTFDRLAAIPYAALPIGTAVAIRTGRPLLYPRKEAKTYGTAQRIEGDFRPGETVVVLDDVLTTGASKREVIQALEEAGLRVTDIVVLVDREQGGRQELEAAGYRVHAVATLTALLDALVIEGKIPSAEGDRIRKALGLTPAPSASG, encoded by the coding sequence ATGGAGTTCTTCGACCGATTGCGCGCGCGGACCGGGCCAGCCCGGCTGGGCCTGTGCGTGGGCCTGGATCCGGTGTCGGCGCGCCTCCCGGAATGGGCGCGCTGGCATCCGGATCCGGCCCTGGCCTTCCTGCGCTGGGTGATTGAGACCACGGCGGAGGTCGCTGCGGCCTACAAGCCCAACCTGGCCTTCTACCTGGCGCTGGGCCCCTCCGGTTTGGAGACCCTGCGGGCGGTTCGGGCGGCGATCCCGCCGGAGATCCCGGTGATCCTGGATGGGAAGTTCGGGGATATCGGGTGGACCGCCGAGGCCTATGCCCAGTTTGCTTTCGATGTCCTGCGAGCGGACGCGGTGACGCTGAGCCCTTTCCTGGGCCCGGAGGTGTTGCGCCCATTCCTGAGCCGGGAGGGCCGGGGGATCTTCTTTCTGATTCGGACCTCGAACCCGGGCGCGGAGGCCGTGCAGGAGCTGCAGGTTGGGGGGGAGCCCTTCTATCAGGCCCTGGCCCGTCAGGTCCAGAGCTGGCCTGGGAGCGAGCGGATCGGCTTTGTGGTCGGGGCGACGGCTCCGGGGGCCCTGGCTGCCCTTCGCCGTATGGCCCCCGATCGCTGGTTCCTGATCCCGGGGGTTGGGCCTCAAGGGGGGGATCCGGAAACCGTGCGGATCCTCGCCGGTCCCCCGGCGCTGATCGCCGTCTCCCGGGAGATCCTGGAGGCGGCGGACCCGGGCGCAGCGGCCCGATCCCTCCTCGAGCGCCTGCAGGGGGCGTCCTCTCCTTCCGCTGTCGCCCGCACCCTGGCCCGGTGGCTGTATGAAACCGGGTGCATCCGTTTCGGGGAGTTCGTCCTCAAGTCGGGCCAGCGCTCCCCGATCTATCTGGATCTGCGTCGGCTGGTGGCCTTTCCCCAATTGCTGGAGAGGGTGGCTGGAATGTATGCGGCCCTTCTGGAGCGCCTCACGTTCGATCGCCTGGCGGCCATTCCCTACGCTGCCTTGCCGATCGGGACCGCGGTGGCGATCCGGACCGGGCGTCCTCTGCTGTATCCGCGGAAGGAGGCGAAGACCTACGGAACCGCCCAGCGGATCGAGGGGGACTTCCGGCCTGGGGAGACCGTGGTGGTCCTGGACGATGTGCTGACTACCGGGGCCAGCAAGCGAGAGGTGATCCAAGCGCTGGAGGAGGCGGGCTTACGGGTCACCGACATTGTGGTTCTGGTGGATCGAGAGCAGGGCGGGCGGCAGGAGCTGGAGGCCGCCGGGTATCGGGTCCATGCGGTTGCCACCCTCACCGCTTTGCTGGATGCCCTGGTCATCGAGGGGAAAATCCCTTCGGCCGAAGGGGATCGGATCCGAAAGGCCCTGGGGCTGACGCCAGCCCCTTCGGCCTCGGGGTGA